TACTGAAAAAAACAGGGCCCAGCATGAATACTCATGCTCTAGGGAATGTCTTGCTAGCTTTAGTGTGTGGTTACAAAAGATTAGTGGTCTCATGTAACctcagaattttcctttttaattttaataatttgccACTTATGAAGATTTTGCTCTTTCGAATAATAATCCATTATATAAGCTGAGATATCCTTATCAATCTTATTGCATTTAGTAGTACAAACTTTTCATAGTCCTGAGCATTTCATGAAAAATCTACTTCTATATTTAAAAGTGTTCTAAAAATCAACACTTATAAGCAGAGTATTTAatgattaaatttttaaatttttttcctcaccttCAAAATTTTTGTTATTGGTATTTTAGCAGATACTCAGATCCAGGATAAATCTGCCTTCAATAATTATTTATCAAGCATGAGATTAATTGTTTATCAGTATAATTTCTGGATGATGAATTTAAATCTGGATTAAAGTGTATGGGTGTAATGAAAAACAAGTTTGTATCCTATGAAaatggttttgttgttttttttttttttttggctaaaCAGTCTATCAAAATTGTTTAGCCTTAAAACACTTGTTACACTAAAATTGAGTTGCTTTTTATCTGATTGTGGGTAGTTCTTGCAATTTGACGTGCTATTAACTGAATTGCTACTATTAGTAAAACGTTGTTGGAAGTAGAATTAAAATGAACTACGGGAAGCATTGCTGAACCGGTAACTTTGCACTGAAAATGGTGTGTTCTAAAGGCTCCACTTAAGGCTGTTTGAGCTGTTCTTACTAGGCAATGCTGCCCTCCCCTGGTATGCTGCgaaaagcaggaatttttaTTCTAGAGCTTCCTGTTGAAGAGAAATTAGTGTATTGGTGAAAACGGGGCGGGGGGGAATTCTCTTAAACTGACCATTATATGCTTTCTCTCTTAAGAGAGAAAACCAAACTCCAAACAAACCATAAAACAGACATTTGTGCAGTGCTTTTATGCATGCATGATGCAGATGTAGATGAACGTACAAATAATATACCTCTAATCTACTGTCAATACATGGTAGAGGGCTGAATTAAGTTTGTGTGCCAATTTGGAGGATGAAttgaagacaaaataaatgaTACAAGGTGGAAGGAGGACCAATGACAAGAAGCTTTTCTGTAACAGTAtagtttttttcttgtaaacaTGAATGATAAATCTCTAAACATTATATATATGTTCAATTCTGCAATAGAGGAGTAAATGTGACCATGGCCAGCAGCTTGCATGGGAATAGGATTGGCTCTTGTGCAGATGAAGATGTAGCAAAACCATCATCTGCTGTCAGGGTCTGTTGATTACAGAGATATCACCACTAGCTCAGGAAGTCCCTTCACAGTCCTGAGAGCTGAGGAAGGCAGtccaaggaaatatttctgttgcaTGGTCTGTTCTTTAATGTATTTCCTCAGGTGTCTGGTACTAACTGCTGCTGGAGATAGAATGTTGGGGTAGAAGGTTCTTTAGGCTGTCCAGCTGTGGCTCTTATGTGTTAAATGTGTTGctatttgctttaattttgtaATCCTTCCATTTCTCACTGCTAGATAATTTCACCATAGTCCAGATAGAGCTAAGCCTTGTTGCAAATACAGGAATTTTAGTTCCCACATCTGAGTCTAATAAAGTGTGTGGAGTGagatttgcttttgtttgttttaaggtataaaatgtcattttctttttatgcttAAGATTTTTCTAATTGCTGGGCAACTTGAAAAAcacacaacttttttttttttcctgtggcatATGACTTAAGTTTTACTTGCTCCTCATTCCTTTTAATGCATTGGAGATCACCTAACACTGCAGAAAACTGGAGACAGTATGCTAAAACCTCTGGTTCGTGTATTTCTTTGTGTCTTAGATCTGAACAGATTGCCACATCAGGAgggaggttttttcccccagactGGTTTGCTTGAGGACTTTGCATGAGTGTGAGTCCTTGTCTACTACTTAGGGTCAAGTCACTTGGGAGATGTTTTAAGAGCTGTGGAGTATAATGACATTCCCAATATGACTTGCTCTTCTCCAGTTTCAGTTTTATGTTGTGGTGGTGTTGATATTTTACTACAGCCTTTTACAGTAGGGTCTAGGAGTTGTTCTGTGTCTGTGGTGCCTGCTGATCCACAGAGCAGGCGTGGGCCAttctcagctcagctccagctagTAAGTGACCCGTGACTGTGGCAGGTAGAACCTGAAGATCCCAGTGGTCTTTCACAGGCTGTTGTTTCTGAAGTGACATTGCtggcaggaaaacagcagcatttgGCTTCATGCACATCAGCAAGAAAGCCACAATAATCAATCCTTTTGGGCACTAGTTGTAAAACCACTGCAAGTATGGCTCCAAAGTAGCTAAAGGTTGGGCTAAATCAACAGATAAGATGCCTTTCCCTTTGTGACACCCTGCCACAGCAACACCAGTTTAATATGTTCTTTTTTGTTAGATCAGTGTTTTGCCAGTGCAGCATCCCCTTTCAGCTCATCGAGCGGGTCATGTGAACGGCAGCGGTGTCGCCCCTCAACCTCAAACGAATGTGAGGTCTAGAACTGTGTgacagttttctttcttctccataACTTTTGCAGGTGTTGGGGCTGCTGGTGTGGACCCTGATTGCTGGAACAGAATACTTTCTCTATCCAGCCTTCGGCTGGGTGATGTTTGTAGCTGTGTTTTACTGGGTTCTCACCGTCTTCTTTCTGATCATCTACATGACAATGACCTACACCAGGATCCCACAAGTGCCATGGACCATGGTGGTAAATATACCCATTCTTTGTTGTTCCAGCTTTGCTGGGTTTTGAAGAGAATAAAATATGGGTGCATTCTACATGTATATTTAAGCAACTCTACTTGTACTCCTTGCAGATTTTTCCCTGATTACGGTGTGGCTGCAGTGTTTAACTTTAATACTACCCAGACACTTTCAAAGCACTTTTTCTATGATGTTTCACCATTTTGTTCAGCCATTGATGTAGTGACTTGATTTTTAATGTGTGTGACTGATACCTATGCACAGTgacctctttttctctctgtagtGGTTATGTCCCATGAAGAATGAGTCTGTTGCTGCCTCTGAGGTAACAGACTTGGCCATATGGCTTAAACAGCAGAAATCCCTACTGGAATCAACACCATGCATTAGAAGCAGGACTTGGGGTCTTAAAACATGAGTCTTCCTCTGCTAAAGTTAAAGCAAGGATGGCTCAGAGGCAGCAACACTCTGACAATCCATATGTAGTCTACTGTGAAAATGGTgctgaaaattatttgtatgTAAAATATGTACCATGTAAAGGATGTACCATGTAATGCTTTGCTTTGAGCTCAAAAGTTAAAGCAAATCGATAGACAGCTACTGTAATTACAGAAAAATTTCACAGGCACTTAAAATGCAGATCCAGTTTTTATGGTTTGAGCAAACCTGGCCAGCTCTAACTCTCAAAGGTGTATTTTTACCTCATTTGCATAACAGCCTGGTCTTCAGGATAGTCGATCCTAAAAGTCATTGTCATTTCAGCCAACTGGCTATTTGTGACCCATCTAAGAATCACTACAAATTTTATCTCTGCATTTGTTGGATACAGTGAGATACTGGATTGGttggttgttcttttttttttttttttaacagctaaaTATTATTGACTAGAATTCTGTTATTTCTATGATGAAATGTATTTGACTTCTGTGTTGCTAACAGCCTGTTATCAGCTATATAGTGTATGTGACTAAAATTGAATACTAGAATACTCTTCTCTTTTAGTGTTCCCATTTGCTGCTGCAATAAATAGCCAGCTATAGCAATTACTAATAAGAACAACCAGGATTATGTTCAGATAGCTTCTCTATTTTCGAGTTCCATAACCAGCAATTACCATTAAGGCTGTAACACTGCTATAGAAATGTTGGATTATTTCAATTACAGCAGTAATGTGTCTGGGTATGTTTAaaggtgtggtttttttttttttttcccccattgcATTACATGTAAGTAAAGTACATTCAAAGGGAAAGCATCTTTATATCCATTTGAATAAAGCTTTGGTCATTACCCTTCTTTCATCAGTTGAATGCTACTATGAGGCAACTGCACATAAATGAGTTGCCCCTGATCTATGTGGCAGACAAACTGGAATATTTGATTTGTTTCTATTTCATATCAAGTATATTTCCTGCTCTGAGTGCCAAATAAATGTAAGTCTCCTTTTATATAAAAGGGtcatttaaagagaaaataaatacaaaacaaataaaagatgCTTGTGTTCCAGCTTGTTTTGCCCTAAGGTATTAAAAGAGTTTTTGGGAACAGCCCTTGAATTGGTCCTCTGCTGCTTCTGTATGGCCAAGAGGAACGTTGAGTCTCTTTTCAGAGAGATGCTTTTAAGTCTTTGTTGGAAAGAGCATGACACACACCTTTTTGAGTGAGTTCACACCCACCTTTACCCTCTTCTCTGAAGAATCCTGAATTTCAGTATCTGCCAGTTACTGCTGTGCTTCCTTAGGTGACAGTTAGCTCAAACTATTCTTACTGTACACAGTATGCAAAATTACATCTGGACATCTCTGTCATAAATTCACTTTTTGCAGGTTAAGCACATTACCAAATTGCTTAAGATGCAGTTACTTTTACTGCAAATTAACCCAAAAGACGTGCTTCAAAACTGACTCTCCTTCATAGTGCAAGTTTTTTGCTAAAACAATCAATGTAAGCTTTTAAAATCTGGTGAATTTGAATTTAAGAAGCAGATGGTAATTTAGCATGAACCATTTGGTTTGAGTAATATATTGGCAGCAAAGGCCCAATCAGCTTGTGCTGCATTCCATCTTCCCCAACAGTGTtatttcccagagcagcacttcaCTGAAATTatgtgcttttctcttttttctacATGACAAGATATTGCAGGGATTTGTAGTTTTCCAGGGTAATTGAGTCTTTTTGGAATGGGAAATCTGAAAATAACAACAAATACACTAGGTAATCAAATTTGGGGTTTCTAAATCTGTGCTTTACAGAAGTTCACCAGAACCTGCCAATTGTTGGCATCTCATCCTAAAATTGATGGTTTGATATTTTATTGCTGTGCTGCCCAGATAAAACAAGGGGAGAGATCTGTGGATAGACATAGTACCTTTTATTAGACAAGCTGATATAGGTGAGATGAACCCCCATTCAAGTGTGTGAATCAAATCTCAAGTGCCAGTTCTTGGACTCCATCTGAGTGCTGAGGCACTGCCCAGTCCAGTTCCCTGTGGAAGGATAAGTGGATATTTTCCACTGTTCCTTCTTAACTCCTCTTCTtgagctgcagcttttttttagATTTTGCCAAAGCTGGTTAAAAGTGCATTAAATTGTAGGTAATGGGCATAAATTCCTAGCATCCACTGGGTCACACAGTGGGAATTAGTAAGTTGGAGTTGCACCAGCTTGGCAACATTTAGGCAACTAGAGCAACACAGTTAGAGGTTTTATTTGTGTGACACTCTGGAATGCAAAACTGGGGTCAGAAGCTGAAGGGAGCTGATTATGTACCTGAGGAGACCAGGTCTATATTGAGTTACCCATTCCTGCAATTGTAACTAGATGCAAAGCATATCAGAGGCATTCCACTTAAATATGGCACCAAATTTGTATGCCTTAGACAAGTAGCAGAGTAGAGTTTGAAGggatttaactttttttttaataagaagaaACTTCCATGACCAAGTAGTGAAAAAGTAAAGGACAAAGTTTCATACAtacatttttcatcttcttaGACATCtgttctctcttcctttcctgttcTCTCTCACATGCAAAAGCCAAACAAACTTTTTGTTTGCTCTCTGTAGGGTTATGTGAGGTCATTGCTATCTGCTTTGCTTCTttcttagaaataaataaaagtactCTGAGACATTAACTTTGTCTCTCGAAAGAGAAAATGCAGCATCTGCCATGGGTCTTGATGACCCATGTAGTCCAGTCAGTTCTCCTGTTCTCCTCCTTGGATTTACCAGTTTCTTTCTCCTATTAAAAACAGGCAGAAGGGAAAGGTACTGAGAGCTGGAAGAATacaactgagaaaaaaagtCACTCTCTTTATGTCCTTCAGTAGTGTAGAAAACAAAGTTTTGGAAGCTTTATAAATCCTCTCCATATGCCATGAGTTATTGATTTCTATTTTTGTGTAGATTAGAAGTGTAATCAAAGTGCTGTTTGGTCTTGtttctttgttctgtttttttatCATGTAGAGTCATATTCTTACTGCCTAACCCTTAGATTGTGGTAACCAAACAGAGTCCTTATTTTCACTTCTGGAAAATCACAGCACACCAACTTTAAGACTTTTCTGGATTTAGTGTGATGGAGAGAACAGTTTGTCCAAAATATGGTCCAATATTTATGGATGCTCAAAGCAGATATATTTTAATCTTACAGATAGAAATATGGAAGAAGGCAAAAAGTTAAGAATGTTAGTTAAGAATGACATTTCTGGTGTACACTGCATGTGTTCAGGTATTTCAGAAGAGAGTTTTGTAATGCTGGAAAATGAATGCCTGTGCATATTAATGACATGTGTTTGTCTTTTCAACAGGGTCTGTGTTTTAATGGAAGTGCCTTTGTTTTGTATCTCATTGCTGCCATTGTAGATGCATCTTCAGTTACCAAAGATCTGGACAATCACAATTACAACAGCTGGGCAGCTTCTTCAGTGAGttcattttttgtttgaatCAATTCTACATCCAGAAAAGTTATAGCAAAATGAAGACTTGTTGGAAGTATGGGTTGAAGTTGCAGGTGTTCTGCATTTTGAAAAGCTGCAGAGTGATAGAGGTCACATGCAAAACCTAAAAGTAGCTGCAATTTAGTTCATAGTTCTTAGAGGTGACTAGAAATTCCACCAAGAGATGACAGTCACATCAGAAAAGGCAGCAATGTTTTTAAGATCACACCCATTTCCTCCTCCCTTGCCCCCATTTATTACCAGCTCTCTGGCTGAGGTCAGAACAGATCAGacaaaaaacagacaaaaaagatTGTGTGAGCATCGAGTCACCCCAAAAGCAGTTGAAACTAACTCAGCTAACTTGGCATACTTATGCATAAAATGCATTCAGCTTTCTGTGGCCTGAGCTATTGTCCACATTGTCCACACAGCACCTTGGGGAAAGCCCTGGAATGGTATTGCTATTTCCACAATAATCTTCCTGTTACAGCTTCAACTTTTGATAATCTTTCCTTTGAGTTGCAAGGGCAACATTTGAAAAAGCATGTAACATGATGAAATCATTAATTAGTCTCATTATATATCTTAGTGCTTAGATTTAGGAATCCAAAACAGCCAAAGTGGataaaaaaataacttaaaaaaaaaaggacaaaaaagagCCTTGTCACTTTTTGAGTTAGGTGAACACATTCCCTAGCAAAGCAAAGGGAGTTGTAAAAGAACTTATTTCATGTTGTGGCAACAGGAGTCAAATTCAATTGTATATAGGAATTCCAAATTAGTGAGTGTTCATGCTTCTGCAGTTGTCCTCCTGACTATTCACAAATCCTGTCTGAAGCTTATTTTGTATGGCCATGAACACAGGAACTTGAGCACCTGCTCTGGTTTTGTCCTGGGAATTGGATCATTAAATCCCTGTCATTTCAGTGGTGTTCAGGGTCTTCTCCTCTTGGCAGTTTTTAACTACAGATCTGTTACTCAGCCACTGCAGCTGACAGGAACTTGCTTGCTGCTAGATAAGCCTCCATGCTGATTCAGGTTTTATGCAAAATGCATAAAACTGTTCAGTGTCTCATGGGAGGTTTGGATTCTCTTCTAATACTTCCTAATAATGTTTATCTAACACAGTGTCTAAATAAACTATTAAATGTGGATTCTTGCTTTCAAAATCCATTAAGGGTTTCATGGATAGAGGATTTAGCAAATCATCTATTCCCAATAGTCATTCTGTTAGGAAGATTTTAGATGGAGCTTTTATTtaataagaaacaaaatcatTGGAAAAAGAAGAATGCTACAGTATTTTATTGTAATAAGATTTTACATCATCATCTACAATTTTGTGGAGTTAGAGATTAAATTTTCATTAGACAATGCTCACCAAGAGCCCTCTCTTGAAAGGCTTAGATTTACTGCCTGGATGCTCAGCATGTGAGCATCACAGTGCCTACTGTGCTCAGCAGTGCCTACCCATGCCAATGATGGCACATAAGCCAGGAACAACTgtagaatcataaaatatttttaggctGGAAGGGAATTCTTGGAAGTCATCTGGTCCAACTCTCTCCACTCCTACAGCTGGGCTAACTCATATCAGGCTACCAGGGCCTTGTCCACTTGAATTTGAGTATTTCCAAATATGGCCATTCCACAATGCCTGTGTTTGATTACTCACACTGTGGGTTGGGGCTTTtgtttcctaatatctaattgAAATTTCCTGCCTATAACTTGTGTTTGTTccttcttgtcctgtcattgCTCAACTCTTAGAAAAGTGGTGTTAATCTTATTTGCAGTGACATGTTTACTCGATTCAGTTACTAGCACAAAACATTCTGGTATTTTTGTTAAGACCATGTTGAATACTGTCTGCTTTGAACAACGTGCAGTGATTAACAGGAACTTAAGCACTAGTGCTGAATTGGACTTTATCAGTACAAGTGAAATAAATCTAGCCTGCTACAGAAGGCTTATAATGTTACCGATTTCTGACAGCGTAGTGATATGACGGAGTGGTTGCTGTCACTGAGGAATATCTGTATCCATCAGTAGAGGACCTCTGGAATTGGTAACCCAACCAGCAGTGCTGTTTGAGAGCTTGTCTGGGCCTGCATTTGGATCCAGGCTTTCTCTGTAAGCAAACAGATGCACTGTGAGCCATGCTGAGGTACAGGTGGCTGTAGGCAATGTctggaacacagcagcaggacaggagtcTTAGCTCGAGCTCACATTGTCCCACAGACAATTCCTCAGCCTCTAAAAGTGGCAAGTATTTAGATTGGTGGCAGTCCAATCTGAAAGATCATACTGAGGCCATATGATGaggaatttatttaaaaagttgaAATATGTCATGCTTTGTCTGCTACAAGCCTGTATTTCTAGGCATAATGTAAGCTTACTTTTACACAGTGTTGGCTGTGATGGCCACACAAGCATGAGGTGAGAGTGTGCCATTTGTGTCAGcttgttattttcctttttcccaagtcccataactatttttttttcccttagaaaTTACAGTGCtctcaaatatatttatttcctaataaatttttcctctctctcaaCAGTTCTTTGCCTTCGTGGTCACCTCCTGCTATGCTGGAAATACGTATTTTAGCTTTATATCCTGGAGATCACGAACTTTGCAGTAAATACTTCATTAAAGTGAATTCTGTTGTGTAAAGTACCTTGAGGATTATTCACTTTTGATAAAAGCTTGCAAGAGGGGTGAGGAATTTTTGAACATTTCTCCTAGAATTGACACAATATAAATCGAGATCAATTGATTATTTATAATAATGCCATCTTTAGGGACATTTTTAACCTTTGTACTATATAATAAAATTTCATACTGcctcttttaaaattaacataGTATTTTTCTAGACATTGTATAGTTGTTACTACTAGACCTCAATGTGCCACCTATGtaaatgtaactttttaaatGTTACGGTTATACTTTTGATACTGAAGGCTACCAAAACTAAGACTGAGATTGTATCATTATTATGTATGAAAAAGTGACattgtgcagaaaaaaaaaccacctgaaagtttaaataaataaataaataaatgatccAACTGTACATGTTTTGTAAACTGAGAGTAGGAGCTcgcttttttaaatttctttttcagagtACAA
This Haemorhous mexicanus isolate bHaeMex1 chromosome 1, bHaeMex1.pri, whole genome shotgun sequence DNA region includes the following protein-coding sequences:
- the CMTM8 gene encoding CKLF-like MARVEL transmembrane domain-containing protein 8; amino-acid sequence: MEPPVPPPQEPPRPRSHTVTTTSSSFTANLSASSSTLAYDREFLRTVPGLLMVTEIVLGLLVWTLIAGTEYFLYPAFGWVMFVAVFYWVLTVFFLIIYMTMTYTRIPQVPWTMVGLCFNGSAFVLYLIAAIVDASSVTKDLDNHNYNSWAASSFFAFVVTSCYAGNTYFSFISWRSRTLQ